CGAGTTCGACACGGTGGAGAAGGTGCCCACCGTCGACCGCGCACCACCACTCGTCCGGGCCTGTTCCAGGGCGACTGTCGGGGGAAGTCCGTCAATCCGGCCGACCCGTGGATCCACCGCGCCGGCAATCAGACGTCGGGCGAACGGCGCCACCGACTCCAGATAACGCCGCTGCGCCTCACCATGGATCGTGCCGAACGCCAGGGACGACTTCCCAGAACCGGAGACACCCGTGACCGCGACAAGTTGACCGCGGGGCAGGGTGACGTCCACGTGCCGAAGATTGCGCAGGTCGGCGTCGTGAACGCGGATATCTGAATTCGTGTCGGTCATGCCCGCTCATTCTAGGCGGTAGCGTGGGGACATGGACTTCGGGATACATGGAAAATGGGCCGTGATCGGAGCCTCCAGCCAGGGGCTGGGATTCGGATGTGCAGATGCACTGGCTGCTGAGGGGGTGAACCTCGTCGTGAACGCGCGCCGGGCAGCGCCACTGGCTGAGGCAGCTGACCGCCTGCGTTCGCACGGGGTGACGGTGCACGAGATCGTCGGCGATATCAGCGACCCGGCGGTCCGCTCGTCGTTGCTGGGTGCAGCCCCGCAGGTGGACATCCTCGTCACCAATGCCGGTGGGCCGCCGCCCGGCGACTTCCGTGACTGGGACGAGGATGACTGGTTCGCCGCGCTCAGGCAGAACATGCTGACCCCGGTCGAACTGATCAAGGCCACAGTGGACGGTATGGCGGACCGTGGGTTCGGGAGGGTCGTGAATATCACGTCCGGGGCAGTGAAAGCACCGATCGCACAACTCGGACTCTCCAACGGCGCTCGGAGCGGCTTGACCGGGTTTGTAGCCGGCGTGGCCCGGCAGCCACAACTCGCCACGGCGAATGTGACCGTGAACAACCTGCTCCCCGGGCGGTTCGCGACGGCGCGGTTGACGCAGACCGGAGGCGGTTCCGCACCCTCGCCCGACGGAATCCCGGCCGGACGGTTCGGTGACCCCGCAGAATTCGGGGCGACGTGTGCTTTCCTCTGTTCATCTCAGGCGGGCTACATCACCGGTCAGAATGTGCTCATTGACGGGGGAGTCTACCCGGGCACGCTGTGAACCCGCGGCGATCTGAGACACCAGGGCCGTGTCGGTTTGACGGGGTCAGAACCGACACAGCCCTACGGTGCCAGCAGAATGCGCGGATGAGCACACGCGACGGGTCAGTCGACCTCGCGCACGGCACCCTTGTCGGCGCTGGTGGCCATCTTCGCGTAGGCACGCAGCG
The genomic region above belongs to Corynebacterium glyciniphilum AJ 3170 and contains:
- a CDS encoding SDR family oxidoreductase produces the protein MDFGIHGKWAVIGASSQGLGFGCADALAAEGVNLVVNARRAAPLAEAADRLRSHGVTVHEIVGDISDPAVRSSLLGAAPQVDILVTNAGGPPPGDFRDWDEDDWFAALRQNMLTPVELIKATVDGMADRGFGRVVNITSGAVKAPIAQLGLSNGARSGLTGFVAGVARQPQLATANVTVNNLLPGRFATARLTQTGGGSAPSPDGIPAGRFGDPAEFGATCAFLCSSQAGYITGQNVLIDGGVYPGTL